A stretch of the Snodgrassella alvi genome encodes the following:
- a CDS encoding ABC transporter ATP-binding protein, with protein sequence MISIKNVNYCINGATILRDINLDIPDKSITALIGPNGAGKSTLFSLIARLQPLQQGSIHIDELDVSSSKSNAIAQKLAILSQENNIQSRITVRDLLLFGRYPHNQGRITNTDQQIVDQALQRFELQELQQRYLSALSGGQRQRALVAMTFCQQTKHVILDEPLNNLDMYHARELMRLLRELTSEQGLSTVMVVHDINMAAAYADHIVALKEGQIVMQGPPDKIITADNIQTIFNLDTEVLSHKGKPLVIHHL encoded by the coding sequence ATGATTTCCATAAAAAATGTTAACTATTGTATCAACGGCGCTACCATCCTGCGTGATATTAATCTTGATATACCGGATAAAAGCATCACTGCATTAATTGGACCTAACGGTGCCGGTAAGTCTACTTTATTTTCCCTGATAGCACGCTTGCAACCTTTACAGCAAGGCAGCATCCACATTGATGAGCTAGATGTAAGCAGTAGCAAATCCAATGCTATTGCGCAAAAGCTGGCAATATTGTCGCAAGAAAACAACATTCAAAGCCGAATTACCGTACGCGATTTACTGCTATTTGGCCGCTATCCGCACAATCAAGGGCGTATAACCAACACAGACCAGCAGATTGTCGATCAGGCATTACAACGCTTTGAGCTGCAAGAATTGCAACAACGTTATCTCAGTGCATTGTCCGGCGGGCAGCGTCAGCGGGCATTGGTGGCAATGACCTTCTGCCAGCAAACCAAACATGTTATTCTAGATGAACCGCTTAACAATTTGGATATGTATCATGCTCGCGAACTGATGCGGCTGCTACGTGAGCTCACCAGCGAACAGGGATTATCTACTGTTATGGTGGTGCATGATATTAATATGGCCGCCGCCTATGCTGACCATATTGTCGCCTTGAAAGAAGGACAGATTGTTATGCAGGGTCCACCGGATAAAATAATTACCGCCGATAATATTCAAACCATATTTAATCTGGATACCGAAGTTTTAAGCCACAAAGGCAAACCTCTGGTCATCCATCATCTGTAG
- a CDS encoding iron chelate uptake ABC transporter family permease subunit: MPSPRSGARFLGVLGILLIIASILFMTYGVKGSWDFVLQLRGKKLLMLLTVAYAVGVSTLLFQTLTHNPILTPGLLGYDSLYLLLQTLTLFIFGAVGYASIGAFTKFTIEAPLMMAASLLLFRTLTRNSNGDLARLILTGTIFGVMFRSFNSLLQRLIDPTLFTVAQTSYFAQFTSVNVSMLMIGITVMLISTIWIWRMRYQLDVMMLGRNASIALGINYPRLSRNILLWIALLVSVSTALVGPVSFFGLLICALVNACTPSMTHRLRIPAAFLMAALILVCGQLIFEHVLGMQGVLSVVIEFCGGLVFLWLALKRQS; the protein is encoded by the coding sequence ATGCCGTCGCCCCGTTCTGGTGCACGTTTTCTCGGCGTGCTCGGGATATTGTTGATAATTGCCAGCATTTTGTTTATGACTTACGGTGTAAAAGGGAGCTGGGATTTTGTTTTACAACTGCGTGGCAAGAAATTGCTGATGCTGCTGACTGTCGCTTATGCAGTCGGCGTTTCTACATTACTTTTCCAGACACTTACCCATAACCCCATTCTGACGCCGGGTCTGCTAGGGTACGATTCACTTTACCTGCTCCTACAGACACTGACACTCTTTATCTTTGGTGCAGTGGGATACGCCAGCATTGGTGCTTTCACTAAATTTACCATTGAAGCACCATTGATGATGGCTGCCTCCTTACTACTGTTTCGTACGCTAACTCGAAACAGCAATGGTGATCTGGCTCGGCTGATACTTACCGGCACAATATTCGGCGTGATGTTTCGCAGTTTCAACAGTCTGCTGCAACGATTGATAGACCCTACCCTATTTACCGTCGCTCAGACCAGCTATTTTGCCCAGTTTACTTCAGTAAATGTCAGTATGCTGATGATTGGCATCACAGTGATGCTAATCAGTACCATCTGGATCTGGCGCATGCGCTATCAGCTGGATGTCATGATGCTAGGACGCAACGCCTCTATTGCCCTTGGGATCAATTATCCGCGCCTAAGCCGCAACATTCTGTTGTGGATTGCGCTGCTGGTTTCCGTTTCCACAGCACTCGTAGGACCTGTGAGCTTTTTTGGGCTACTGATTTGTGCACTGGTCAATGCCTGTACTCCCAGCATGACACACCGGCTGCGGATTCCGGCTGCGTTTCTGATGGCTGCACTGATACTGGTCTGTGGGCAGCTGATATTCGAACACGTTCTAGGCATGCAGGGCGTACTGAGTGTGGTTATAGAATTCTGTGGTGGTCTGGTGTTTCTATGGTTGGCATTAAAACGCCAATCCTGA
- a CDS encoding S8 family serine peptidase: MKHSKLMLKSLVIAVSLALTACGGGSGGVHSNSTETGGGSGGEDTGNGHSGGDEITPKPPSDKPPVNDPPSEKPTSPVKPPEKPPVIPPTDQPDVPDNIPMPSVNPSQLDSSEQAIAIPLSKNQYTRSNNGEDNTQANRLNLKDARDQELDGRGVKVGIVDLPVSLNHPALPDNIVDLGQFGTVYNGEAYPHGDAVALNIAGKDVRGKKLGIAPAAQIYSASASDSRGAGQINIQATIKGFYALDKAGVKIVNNSYGTNYVTNKAWYIYDAKNYLNADNPKIKQNSYIGQLLTLVEDDMLFIWAAGNGGLNQPSIQSLLPLVEPELQKGWIAVAGVSADNKIEDYSNRCGDAKNWCMVAYYQPQTANLNAKPGEDINGLPLTTTSGTSFSAPQVTAAAVLVKQKYPWMSNDNLRTTLLTTATDLGAKGVDSVYGWGLLNIGKAVNGPAQFAFGDFNANVSSGQYIFSNDISGTGGLIKNGNGTLILTGSHSYQGNTIINSGMLSLDGSSQSAAKISKDGTYQVHGSTGAVNNQGTFVSRDATINGDYSQSGEATFQTSLGSKTAINGTASLAGRLYFDGLKSGFVPQTGLQVAVINAQKRVGEFSQTALASGILLDGKASYDGDNVNFDVTRISARQAVQNNGLLTRSIADPAIEAAAAAIDTSFSQLDKLSSVTGTDGPTAELFAGANRIQNVQTAETLRRSLYSLSGAVYSNANVVNTLTLGKLNTDFMSSIRNDSAEPALIMEFNHSQNRWNPGEVRGKQNSNSGLIGVSRNFGNGWSGAAAYSFQNTDWSERDGSADIKSNGLTLGTFYAPANWRGAYLSGSLGYNRYSNDVTRGIWLGITREDSGAKTKGNVWQLALNGGKAFAMKGLTLTPQLGLRYDYLQQNSFSEAGAEGYGLYGRKLNKGIVTGSAGLVAEYLFDIRDIVANIFGAVGVEHDFRDREYATRGGFSGIHSDARAGKWSSARTRWNAAIGSNVQVSRNVSAGIQYQYENGSHWHSNSGRANLRIRF, from the coding sequence ATGAAACATTCTAAACTAATGCTTAAATCCCTAGTCATAGCTGTTTCTCTTGCCTTAACGGCTTGCGGTGGTGGCAGTGGTGGAGTGCATTCTAATTCTACAGAAACAGGTGGTGGCTCTGGCGGTGAGGATACTGGTAACGGCCATTCCGGCGGCGATGAAATCACGCCGAAACCACCATCAGATAAACCACCAGTGAATGATCCGCCATCTGAAAAGCCAACATCACCGGTAAAACCACCAGAGAAACCACCGGTAATTCCGCCAACAGATCAGCCGGATGTTCCTGATAATATTCCCATGCCTTCTGTGAATCCGTCCCAGCTAGACAGCAGTGAACAGGCTATTGCCATTCCTTTAAGTAAGAATCAATATACCAGAAGCAACAATGGTGAAGACAATACACAGGCCAATCGTCTGAATCTTAAGGATGCTCGTGATCAGGAGTTAGACGGAAGAGGCGTTAAAGTAGGAATTGTGGATTTGCCAGTCAGTCTGAATCATCCTGCTTTGCCAGACAATATTGTTGATTTAGGCCAATTTGGTACGGTATACAATGGTGAGGCCTATCCTCATGGCGATGCAGTTGCCCTGAATATAGCTGGCAAGGATGTACGTGGAAAAAAACTGGGCATTGCCCCCGCTGCGCAGATATATTCAGCCAGTGCTTCAGACAGTCGCGGAGCAGGCCAAATCAATATACAAGCTACCATCAAGGGATTTTATGCACTGGATAAAGCTGGTGTAAAAATCGTCAATAATAGTTATGGCACCAATTATGTGACCAATAAAGCGTGGTATATCTATGATGCCAAAAATTATCTGAACGCTGATAACCCAAAAATTAAACAAAATAGTTATATCGGCCAATTGCTTACGTTGGTAGAAGATGACATGCTGTTTATCTGGGCAGCGGGTAATGGCGGCTTAAATCAGCCTAGTATTCAATCATTATTGCCATTAGTAGAACCAGAGCTACAAAAGGGCTGGATTGCAGTGGCCGGAGTATCTGCTGATAACAAAATTGAAGATTACTCCAATCGATGCGGCGACGCTAAAAATTGGTGTATGGTGGCTTACTATCAGCCACAAACGGCCAATTTAAATGCCAAACCTGGTGAAGATATCAATGGATTACCGCTTACTACTACTTCTGGTACTTCTTTCTCCGCACCACAGGTTACAGCAGCAGCCGTACTGGTGAAACAGAAATATCCATGGATGAGCAATGATAATCTACGCACCACTTTACTGACTACAGCTACAGATTTAGGTGCTAAAGGTGTGGATTCAGTTTATGGCTGGGGATTGCTGAATATCGGCAAAGCCGTAAACGGGCCGGCACAGTTTGCCTTTGGCGATTTTAATGCCAATGTCAGCAGTGGCCAGTATATTTTCAGCAATGATATCAGTGGAACTGGCGGATTAATCAAGAATGGCAACGGTACATTGATTTTGACGGGCAGTCACAGCTATCAAGGTAATACCATCATTAATTCTGGAATGCTGTCGCTGGATGGCAGCAGTCAGTCTGCGGCGAAAATTTCCAAAGACGGTACCTATCAGGTGCACGGTAGTACTGGAGCGGTGAATAATCAGGGTACGTTTGTCAGCCGCGATGCCACGATTAATGGAGACTACAGCCAGAGTGGAGAGGCAACCTTTCAAACCAGTCTGGGCAGCAAAACAGCTATAAATGGTACAGCCAGTCTGGCTGGTCGGTTATATTTCGACGGCCTGAAATCTGGCTTTGTGCCACAGACTGGTCTTCAAGTAGCCGTTATCAATGCGCAGAAGCGCGTAGGAGAATTCAGCCAAACTGCATTAGCCTCAGGAATATTACTGGACGGGAAAGCCAGTTATGATGGCGACAATGTGAATTTTGATGTAACGCGGATATCAGCACGGCAGGCGGTACAAAATAACGGTCTGTTAACGCGCAGCATAGCTGATCCGGCAATTGAGGCTGCAGCTGCAGCGATTGATACCAGCTTCAGCCAGCTAGACAAACTGTCGTCAGTAACAGGCACAGATGGTCCAACAGCAGAATTGTTTGCTGGTGCCAACCGGATTCAGAATGTCCAGACAGCAGAAACGTTGCGGCGTTCACTGTATTCATTATCAGGTGCGGTATACAGCAATGCCAATGTAGTGAATACCCTGACACTGGGCAAGCTGAATACAGACTTTATGTCATCTATCCGCAATGATAGCGCCGAACCGGCACTGATTATGGAATTTAACCATTCACAGAATCGGTGGAATCCAGGCGAAGTGCGCGGCAAGCAGAATAGCAACAGCGGTCTGATTGGTGTAAGCAGAAATTTTGGTAATGGTTGGTCAGGAGCAGCGGCATACAGTTTCCAGAATACAGACTGGAGTGAAAGAGATGGTAGTGCCGATATCAAGAGCAACGGCTTAACACTGGGCACCTTCTATGCGCCGGCCAACTGGCGGGGTGCGTACCTATCCGGTAGCTTAGGTTATAACCGCTATTCCAATGATGTTACCCGCGGCATATGGCTGGGCATAACCAGAGAGGATAGCGGAGCGAAAACGAAAGGTAATGTGTGGCAGCTGGCATTGAACGGCGGTAAAGCATTCGCTATGAAAGGTCTGACACTGACACCGCAGCTAGGTTTACGCTACGACTATCTGCAACAGAACAGTTTCAGTGAAGCCGGAGCAGAAGGATATGGCTTATATGGCAGAAAGCTAAACAAAGGCATAGTAACTGGCAGTGCCGGCTTAGTAGCTGAATATCTGTTTGATATAAGGGATATAGTGGCGAATATCTTTGGAGCAGTGGGTGTGGAGCATGATTTCAGAGACCGAGAATATGCCACACGAGGAGGATTTAGTGGAATTCATAGTGATGCAAGAGCGGGTAAATGGTCGTCAGCCAGAACACGCTGGAATGCAGCAATTGGTAGCAATGTACAGGTGAGCCGTAATGTGAGTGCTGGTATTCAGTATCAGTACGAGAATGGCAGTCACTGGCACAGTAATTCAGGGCGAGCGAATCTTAGAATACGGTTCTAG
- a CDS encoding ABC transporter permease, protein MFRSSQINAINILLLPLLLIISISIGAAAFHWSDVFSNSDTRSLLIYSRLPRSLAIILTGATLAVAGMVLQIVLRNRFLEPNMVGATQSAALGILLVSIWFPQATQLAKMSCASIVALLGMTLFLFLFRRLPPHRQMMIPLIGIIYGSIIEALVNFIGVETNTLQLLAVWFAGDFSAVLAGRYELLWLTGLMALVIYFLADRLTIAGLGQNISTSLGINYAQMMWISLITVAMITAIVVVTVGQIPFIGLVVPNIVSRLAGDRLRQNLPSVALMGANALLVCDIIGRIIDPPYEIPVSLIFGIVGTMIFLYLLFRKPTVHAT, encoded by the coding sequence ATGTTTCGTTCTTCCCAGATAAACGCTATCAATATACTGTTGCTGCCACTATTACTGATTATCAGCATCAGTATCGGTGCAGCCGCTTTTCACTGGAGTGATGTATTTAGTAACAGCGATACCCGCTCTCTGCTGATATACAGCCGCCTGCCTCGCTCGCTGGCGATTATCCTTACCGGTGCTACTCTGGCTGTAGCCGGCATGGTGCTACAAATCGTTTTACGCAACCGTTTTCTTGAACCAAATATGGTTGGTGCCACCCAGAGTGCAGCACTGGGAATCTTATTGGTATCTATTTGGTTTCCTCAGGCTACTCAGCTGGCGAAAATGAGCTGTGCGAGCATCGTTGCCCTGTTGGGCATGACTTTGTTTTTATTTTTGTTTCGCAGATTACCGCCACATCGGCAGATGATGATACCGTTAATCGGCATCATCTACGGCAGTATTATCGAAGCGCTGGTTAACTTTATCGGTGTGGAAACCAATACTTTGCAATTATTGGCTGTGTGGTTTGCCGGTGATTTTTCGGCGGTATTGGCTGGACGCTATGAGCTGCTGTGGCTTACTGGTCTGATGGCATTGGTTATCTATTTTCTAGCTGACCGGCTCACTATCGCCGGATTGGGGCAGAATATCAGCACCAGTCTGGGCATAAACTATGCACAGATGATGTGGATTTCTCTAATCACAGTGGCCATGATTACAGCCATCGTTGTTGTTACAGTTGGCCAGATTCCGTTTATCGGGCTAGTAGTACCGAATATTGTTTCCCGTCTGGCGGGAGACCGCTTACGGCAGAATCTGCCGTCAGTAGCACTAATGGGCGCCAATGCACTGCTGGTATGCGACATTATCGGCCGCATCATTGATCCGCCATATGAAATACCCGTATCACTGATTTTTGGTATCGTAGGTACCATGATTTTTCTGTATCTGCTGTTTAGAAAGCCTACCGTACATGCAACCTGA
- the hrpA gene encoding ATP-dependent RNA helicase HrpA, whose product MSVYELNQILSKDRHFLQRASKHPARFGGEEKVNQRYQRSHQMYLQRQAHLPVPEYDNTLPVHERRVEIKQAISQHQVVIVCGETGSGKTTQLPKICLELGRGVAGLIGHTQPRRLAARSVAERIAEELHSQIGHSVGYKVRFNDKTAPESYIKLMTDGILLAESQTDRFLSAYDTIIIDEAHERSLNIDFLLGYLKQLLPRRPDLKVIITSATIDAERFSQHFTIHGQPSPVIEVSGRTYPVEIRYRPLHSTDADDAEVEINDAIVDAADELAREGQGDILIFLPGEREIREAAHALQQSSLRRNDEILPLFARLSAAEQHKIFHPSGRQRRIVLATNVAETSLTVPGIRYVIDTGLARIKRYSARAKVEQLHIEPISQAAARQRAGRCGRVAAGICIRLYSEEDYNQRPAFTDPEIIRSNLAAVILRMISLKLGNVNDFPFLQAPDQRYINDGYQVLLELGAVDEHNRLSKLGEQMARLPIDPRISRMLLAAKRLQCVAEMLIIVAALSIQDPRERPLEARDAAAKAHERFTDKQSDFLAYLNIWDSYQRERDKGLSNRQMVQWCHQYFLSHLRMREWRELHHQLAQIAIDMGLTDKATAYRQIPEQNSTQPAHNQNGDQDLAAKLRQQQIVRRQQRQIRQKAKEASYEQIHRALLTGLIANIGLKSPEGHDYTGARGIHFHLFPASALFKSKPKWVIAAELTETTRLYARDVAKIEPEWIETEVPHLLRHHYFEPHWEQKRGEVVASERITLYGLTVLPRRPISYGRISPAEAREIFIRGALVAQECDLKADFFRHNRQLIEEVTELEHKSRRQDVLVDAEALFSFYDQRLPATVEQQGRQLPLADIRTFEHWRRQAEVENPQLLYLGRDDLMQHAASNITESQFPEYLNTKDGRCALSYRFEPHHPFDGVTVAIPLPLLNRISAARLEWLVPGMIREKLQLLIKALPKQIRRICVPVPDFITAFLYSEPDTNAPLLPQLAHAIARHAGDMRLLNQIDIEHWRSQQLPAHCYFNIQVIDDSGTELASGRDLNALQQQLGQAAAVTFRDNSNEFERDNITSWDIGKLPESIRFARAQQQLTGYLGLQQQKDGSISLRLFDTAAAAQQAHRNGVLALMSLQLKEQVKDLNKGLPDFTQIAMLLKHLGADTLRADLTHAVLDRALIGEDELPRDEKAFKEQLKRARSRLPAVKEALNQYALQTALAYGEVSSHLGRHPLSLLLRQHLDSLIYPGFASATPWKQWPRLPIYLQAMLRRMDKYGSNPARDSAREADIQALTDIWQEKIRQYQQQNQPIPLAIADFRWMLEELRVSLFAQEFKTPYPVSAKRLSKEWEKLTAL is encoded by the coding sequence ATGTCTGTATACGAACTCAACCAAATCCTGAGCAAAGACCGCCACTTTCTACAACGTGCAAGTAAACACCCTGCCCGATTCGGCGGAGAAGAAAAAGTTAACCAGCGTTATCAGCGTTCACACCAGATGTACCTACAACGACAGGCACATCTGCCTGTTCCGGAATACGATAACACCCTGCCGGTACATGAAAGACGAGTAGAAATCAAACAAGCCATCAGCCAACATCAGGTGGTCATCGTCTGCGGCGAAACCGGCTCTGGTAAAACCACCCAGCTGCCGAAAATCTGCCTCGAGCTTGGCCGTGGCGTAGCCGGTCTCATCGGCCATACACAGCCACGGCGGCTTGCTGCACGCTCCGTTGCCGAAAGAATCGCTGAGGAACTGCATAGCCAGATTGGCCACAGTGTCGGCTATAAAGTGCGCTTTAACGACAAAACCGCTCCCGAAAGCTACATCAAACTGATGACAGATGGTATTCTGCTCGCTGAAAGCCAGACCGACCGTTTCCTCAGTGCTTACGATACAATTATCATCGACGAAGCACATGAACGTAGTCTCAATATAGATTTTCTGCTGGGCTACTTGAAACAGCTATTGCCTCGTCGTCCCGACCTAAAAGTAATCATCACATCCGCCACCATCGATGCCGAGCGCTTCAGCCAGCACTTTACCATTCACGGCCAGCCATCACCGGTGATCGAAGTATCCGGCCGCACCTATCCGGTTGAAATCCGTTATCGCCCATTGCACAGCACTGATGCCGATGATGCCGAAGTGGAAATCAACGACGCCATCGTCGATGCAGCAGACGAGCTGGCACGCGAAGGTCAGGGTGATATCTTGATATTTCTGCCCGGCGAACGCGAAATCCGCGAAGCTGCGCATGCATTACAACAATCATCACTGCGGCGCAATGATGAAATACTTCCCTTGTTTGCCCGCCTGTCTGCGGCCGAGCAACACAAAATTTTCCATCCCAGCGGCCGTCAGCGCCGCATCGTATTAGCTACCAACGTAGCCGAAACTTCTCTTACTGTGCCCGGCATCCGCTATGTGATTGATACCGGTCTGGCGCGAATAAAACGCTACTCTGCCCGTGCCAAAGTAGAACAGCTGCATATCGAACCCATCAGCCAAGCTGCTGCACGCCAGCGTGCCGGCCGCTGCGGCCGCGTTGCGGCCGGTATCTGTATCAGACTGTACAGCGAAGAGGACTACAACCAGCGCCCCGCCTTTACCGATCCGGAAATTATCCGCAGCAATCTCGCCGCAGTTATTCTCCGTATGATTAGCCTTAAACTGGGTAATGTAAATGATTTTCCCTTTTTACAGGCACCGGACCAACGTTATATCAATGATGGCTATCAGGTATTGCTCGAACTGGGCGCGGTAGATGAACACAATCGCTTAAGCAAATTAGGCGAACAGATGGCGCGTCTACCTATAGATCCGCGCATCAGCCGCATGCTGCTGGCCGCAAAACGTCTGCAATGTGTTGCCGAAATGCTGATTATAGTGGCCGCACTATCTATTCAGGATCCGCGCGAACGGCCGCTGGAAGCGCGTGATGCCGCCGCTAAAGCGCATGAACGCTTCACAGACAAACAATCCGACTTCCTTGCCTATCTAAATATCTGGGATTCCTATCAGCGCGAGCGTGACAAAGGTTTGTCCAACCGGCAGATGGTACAATGGTGTCACCAATATTTCCTTTCGCATCTACGTATGCGCGAATGGCGCGAGCTGCACCATCAGCTGGCTCAGATTGCCATTGATATGGGGCTGACAGATAAAGCCACAGCCTACCGTCAGATACCTGAGCAAAATTCTACTCAGCCTGCCCACAACCAAAACGGTGACCAGGATTTAGCTGCCAAACTCAGGCAGCAGCAAATTGTCCGTCGCCAGCAGCGCCAGATTCGGCAAAAAGCAAAAGAGGCCAGTTATGAACAGATTCACCGAGCCTTGCTCACCGGCTTAATAGCTAATATCGGCTTAAAAAGTCCCGAAGGACACGATTATACCGGTGCGCGCGGCATTCATTTCCATCTGTTTCCGGCTTCAGCTTTATTTAAAAGCAAGCCCAAATGGGTTATTGCTGCCGAATTAACCGAAACCACTCGTCTTTATGCACGCGATGTCGCCAAAATTGAACCGGAATGGATTGAAACCGAAGTCCCGCATCTGCTGCGCCATCATTATTTCGAACCACACTGGGAACAGAAACGAGGCGAAGTCGTCGCCAGCGAACGCATTACTCTTTACGGTCTAACCGTCCTGCCGCGCCGACCGATATCCTATGGACGCATTAGCCCAGCAGAAGCACGCGAAATCTTTATCCGCGGCGCGCTGGTGGCACAAGAATGCGACCTCAAAGCCGACTTCTTCCGCCACAACCGGCAACTGATAGAAGAAGTCACCGAGTTGGAACACAAATCACGGCGACAGGATGTACTGGTAGACGCTGAAGCGTTGTTTAGTTTTTACGACCAGCGCCTGCCTGCTACTGTCGAACAACAAGGGCGGCAATTGCCTTTGGCTGACATCCGTACATTTGAACACTGGCGCAGACAAGCAGAAGTCGAAAACCCACAACTGCTGTATCTTGGCCGTGACGACCTCATGCAGCATGCTGCCAGTAATATTACCGAAAGCCAGTTCCCTGAATATCTCAACACCAAAGACGGCCGCTGTGCCCTAAGCTACCGCTTCGAACCACATCATCCATTCGACGGCGTCACAGTAGCCATACCGCTGCCCCTTCTCAACCGCATCAGTGCGGCACGGTTGGAATGGTTAGTACCAGGCATGATCCGTGAAAAATTGCAATTACTCATTAAAGCCCTGCCCAAACAAATTCGCCGCATTTGCGTACCGGTACCGGACTTCATTACCGCTTTTCTTTACAGCGAACCCGATACCAATGCTCCACTGTTGCCACAGCTGGCACATGCCATTGCTCGTCACGCCGGCGATATGCGCCTGCTCAACCAAATCGATATCGAACACTGGCGTAGCCAACAGCTACCCGCCCATTGCTATTTCAACATTCAGGTAATAGACGACAGCGGCACAGAACTGGCCAGCGGCCGTGACCTCAATGCATTACAGCAACAGCTCGGGCAGGCTGCTGCGGTCACTTTCCGCGATAACAGCAACGAATTCGAACGCGACAACATTACCAGCTGGGACATAGGCAAACTACCGGAAAGCATCAGATTTGCTCGCGCTCAGCAGCAACTTACCGGCTATCTCGGCTTACAGCAGCAAAAAGACGGGAGTATCTCCCTGCGTCTGTTTGATACCGCTGCTGCTGCCCAACAGGCTCATCGCAACGGCGTACTTGCACTGATGAGCCTGCAATTAAAAGAACAGGTAAAAGACCTCAACAAAGGCTTGCCAGACTTTACTCAGATAGCCATGCTGCTCAAACACCTTGGTGCTGATACCCTGCGTGCAGACCTGACCCATGCCGTACTGGATCGCGCTTTGATTGGCGAAGATGAGCTGCCACGAGATGAAAAAGCCTTTAAAGAACAGTTAAAACGAGCGCGCAGCCGCCTACCGGCCGTAAAAGAGGCACTTAATCAGTATGCGCTGCAAACAGCATTAGCCTATGGCGAAGTCAGTAGCCATCTGGGTAGACATCCTTTATCCTTGCTGTTGCGCCAGCATCTGGACAGCCTGATTTATCCTGGTTTTGCCAGCGCCACACCATGGAAACAATGGCCACGATTGCCCATCTATCTGCAAGCCATGCTTAGACGTATGGATAAATATGGTAGTAACCCTGCCCGCGACAGTGCACGTGAGGCAGATATTCAGGCACTCACAGATATATGGCAGGAAAAGATTCGCCAGTATCAGCAACAAAATCAGCCAATTCCTCTAGCCATTGCTGATTTTCGTTGGATGCTGGAAGAACTGCGTGTTTCCCTCTTCGCACAGGAATTCAAAACCCCCTATCCAGTTTCAGCCAAACGGCTAAGCAAAGAATGGGAAAAACTTACTGCACTATAA
- a CDS encoding Panacea domain-containing protein, whose protein sequence is MAYPVNAIVNTLLDMAKEKHISDMTPMKIQKLIYLAQVWYIKITKEELIDESFYRWTYGPVLPSLYHNLKGYGSYPVTNKLIRMDLQGNIIEDYISDQPKDKKIHALLNEILNVYGNKTASQLSNLTHQKGTAWTEGGGDNESIITKKEMEDETLYK, encoded by the coding sequence ATGGCTTATCCAGTGAATGCTATAGTAAATACTTTATTAGATATGGCAAAAGAAAAACATATATCAGACATGACACCTATGAAGATACAAAAGCTAATCTATTTAGCACAAGTTTGGTATATAAAAATAACAAAAGAAGAGTTAATTGATGAGTCTTTTTATAGATGGACTTATGGACCGGTATTGCCCTCACTATATCATAATTTAAAAGGTTATGGTTCTTACCCTGTGACTAATAAATTGATAAGAATGGATTTACAAGGAAATATTATAGAAGATTATATTTCTGATCAACCCAAAGACAAAAAAATACATGCATTATTAAATGAAATCTTAAATGTTTATGGTAACAAAACTGCAAGTCAGTTATCTAATTTAACTCATCAGAAAGGTACAGCGTGGACTGAAGGGGGTGGTGATAATGAAAGTATTATTACTAAAAAAGAAATGGAAGATGAAACATTATATAAATAA
- a CDS encoding phosphoadenosine phosphosulfate reductase produces MPILSGKMTLEKVASEHRQSILAFSAGKDSIAAYLAIRKRFAAVYPYYLYLVPELEFVEEQLELYEQQFGFKITRLPHPALYQMLRAHVFQPPKHTAVIDAAGLADFGYADIRLMMCGMFDLPPDTPVANGTRVEKRPKQRLSMQRHGSIVKSQFQYYPVWDWKKQDLLHCFKRNHVRLGSDYQIFGCSFDSLDLRFLLPIKKFYPRDYQKILEFFPLCELEIFRWECTFGNK; encoded by the coding sequence ATGCCTATTTTGTCCGGAAAAATGACGCTTGAAAAAGTTGCCAGTGAACACAGGCAAAGTATTCTGGCTTTCAGTGCAGGAAAAGATTCGATAGCGGCGTATCTGGCCATCAGGAAGCGTTTCGCAGCTGTTTATCCGTATTATCTTTATCTGGTGCCGGAGCTGGAATTTGTAGAAGAACAGCTGGAATTATATGAACAGCAATTTGGATTTAAGATTACCCGTTTGCCACATCCTGCGCTGTATCAGATGCTGCGGGCACATGTATTTCAGCCGCCGAAGCATACTGCTGTGATAGATGCAGCCGGCTTGGCAGATTTTGGTTATGCCGATATTCGGCTGATGATGTGTGGTATGTTTGATTTACCGCCGGATACACCAGTTGCTAATGGTACCAGAGTTGAGAAAAGGCCTAAGCAGCGGCTGAGTATGCAGCGGCATGGGTCGATAGTAAAAAGCCAATTTCAGTATTATCCGGTTTGGGATTGGAAAAAGCAGGATTTGCTGCACTGCTTCAAGCGCAATCATGTGAGACTAGGCAGTGATTATCAAATTTTCGGCTGTTCTTTTGATAGTTTGGATTTACGTTTTTTGCTGCCAATAAAGAAGTTTTATCCGCGTGATTATCAAAAAATCCTGGAATTTTTTCCATTGTGTGAGCTGGAGATTTTTCGTTGGGAGTGCACTTTTGGTAATAAATAA